A window of Chloracidobacterium sp. N contains these coding sequences:
- the lon gene encoding endopeptidase La gives MVSKIPSANVALPMTHELSDELPLTNEETGDIPDTLPLLPLRDIVVFPFLIVPLFVQREKSQRAIENALPNRRLIVLATQRDPEHEDPTGDDLHRVGTIAAVMRLLKTGDGRVRILVQGLARATLLRVTDEAGYMQAQVQTIPEASVEMTLEVEALVRAVKGLLERIVTLGKQISAEVLAIAASLDDPGRLADLCASNLDAKLSDAQAILEEADPIARLRRVHDLMAREVGILTVQQEISSQAKGEIDRSQREFYLRQQLKAIQQELGEVSDAGDEVAAYQEKIAEARLPEPAREEATRQLKRLERLHPDAAEAGLLRTYLDTLLALPWNTFSEDHIDLQHVKAVLDADHYGLEKVKERILEALAVRRLKPDTKGLLLCLVGPPGVGKTSLGRSVAKAIGRKFVHISLGGVHDEAEIRGHRRTYVGAMPGRIILGLQQAGTKNPLMLLDEVDKLGNDFRGDPASALLEVLDPEQNHAFRDNYLGVPFDLSKVMFLLTANVTDTIQPALRDRLEIVRLPGYTQEEKLVIARRHLVPKQLAESGLTGKHLAITESALRMTIARYTREAGVRQLEREIGKLCRKVARRVAEGDSGKVTITAANLADYLGVPKFKADAILSQDRIGVAAGLAWTSVGGDVMHVEALLLRGKGGLLLTGKLGEVMKESAHAALSYAKSRARELGIEPDVFTQHDLHIHVPEGAIPKDGPSAGITMATAMVSALSRRPVRRTVAMTGEITLRGDVLPVGGIREKILAARRAGIKTVILPAQNQPDVRDIPAELVKGLKFIYVQEVSEVFAAALGKAAKTLPAKGVNK, from the coding sequence ATGGTCTCCAAAATCCCAAGCGCCAACGTGGCGTTGCCGATGACACACGAGTTATCCGATGAACTCCCGTTGACCAACGAGGAGACAGGCGATATTCCCGACACACTGCCGTTGTTGCCGCTGCGCGACATCGTCGTTTTTCCATTTCTCATTGTTCCCCTTTTTGTACAGCGCGAGAAATCGCAACGCGCCATCGAAAACGCCCTCCCCAACCGGCGTCTGATTGTGCTCGCCACCCAGCGCGATCCAGAGCATGAGGACCCAACCGGCGATGACCTGCACCGGGTTGGTACGATTGCGGCCGTGATGCGCCTGCTCAAAACCGGCGATGGCCGGGTGCGGATTCTCGTTCAGGGATTGGCGCGCGCAACGCTTCTGCGTGTGACCGACGAAGCCGGCTACATGCAGGCGCAGGTGCAAACCATTCCTGAAGCCTCGGTGGAGATGACCCTGGAAGTTGAAGCCCTGGTCCGCGCGGTCAAGGGATTGCTCGAACGGATTGTCACCCTGGGCAAGCAGATTTCTGCCGAAGTGCTCGCCATTGCGGCATCCCTGGATGATCCGGGCCGCCTGGCTGATCTCTGCGCCTCCAACCTCGACGCCAAGCTCAGCGACGCCCAGGCGATTCTCGAAGAAGCCGACCCCATTGCCCGTCTGCGGCGCGTTCACGACCTCATGGCCCGCGAAGTGGGCATTCTCACGGTACAGCAGGAAATCAGCAGCCAGGCCAAGGGTGAGATTGACCGCTCCCAGCGCGAGTTCTACCTGCGCCAGCAGCTCAAGGCCATTCAGCAGGAGTTGGGTGAAGTTTCCGATGCTGGCGACGAAGTGGCGGCCTACCAGGAGAAAATTGCCGAAGCCCGCCTTCCCGAACCGGCGCGGGAAGAAGCGACGCGCCAACTCAAACGCCTTGAACGGCTCCACCCGGACGCCGCCGAGGCGGGGCTGCTGCGGACGTATCTGGATACCCTGCTGGCGCTTCCCTGGAACACCTTTTCGGAAGACCACATTGACCTTCAGCACGTCAAAGCCGTCCTCGATGCCGACCATTACGGCCTCGAAAAGGTCAAGGAGCGCATTCTCGAAGCCCTGGCGGTACGGCGGCTCAAACCGGATACCAAAGGGCTGTTATTGTGTCTGGTCGGGCCGCCCGGCGTGGGCAAGACCTCTCTCGGCCGGTCGGTGGCCAAAGCCATCGGGCGCAAGTTCGTCCACATTTCACTGGGTGGCGTCCACGACGAAGCTGAAATCCGTGGGCACCGCCGAACCTACGTGGGTGCCATGCCCGGACGCATCATCCTTGGGCTTCAGCAGGCCGGGACGAAAAACCCGCTGATGCTCCTCGATGAAGTGGACAAACTGGGCAACGACTTCCGGGGCGATCCGGCCTCGGCGCTGCTGGAAGTGCTTGACCCGGAACAAAACCACGCCTTCCGTGACAACTACTTGGGTGTGCCGTTTGACCTTTCAAAAGTCATGTTCCTGCTGACGGCCAACGTCACCGACACGATTCAACCGGCCCTGCGCGACCGGCTCGAAATTGTGCGGTTGCCGGGCTACACCCAGGAAGAAAAACTCGTCATTGCCCGGCGGCATCTCGTGCCCAAGCAGCTTGCCGAGAGCGGCCTGACCGGCAAGCATCTGGCCATCACGGAAAGCGCCCTGCGGATGACCATTGCCCGCTACACCCGTGAGGCCGGCGTCCGCCAGCTTGAACGTGAAATTGGCAAGCTGTGCCGCAAGGTGGCGCGGCGCGTCGCCGAAGGCGACAGCGGGAAAGTCACCATCACGGCCGCCAATCTGGCTGATTACCTTGGCGTTCCGAAGTTCAAAGCCGACGCCATTTTGTCCCAGGATCGCATCGGCGTGGCCGCCGGATTGGCCTGGACGAGTGTCGGCGGCGACGTGATGCACGTCGAAGCCCTCCTGCTGCGCGGCAAGGGCGGGCTGCTTCTGACGGGCAAGCTGGGTGAAGTCATGAAGGAATCCGCCCATGCGGCACTGTCGTATGCCAAGTCCCGCGCCCGCGAACTGGGTATCGAGCCTGATGTTTTCACGCAGCATGACCTCCACATTCACGTACCGGAAGGCGCAATTCCGAAGGACGGGCCTTCAGCCGGGATCACCATGGCCACCGCCATGGTGTCGGCGCTGTCCCGCCGTCCTGTCAGGCGCACGGTGGCGATGACAGGCGAAATCACCCTGCGCGGCGATGTCCTGCCTGTCGGCGGTATCCGCGAAAAAATCCTGGCCGCGCGGCGGGCCGGCATCAAAACCGTCATCCTTCCGGCGCAGAACCAGCCGGATGTCAGGGACATCCCGGCGGAACTCGTCAAAGGTCTCAAATTCATCTACGTGCAGGAGGTCAGCGAAGTGTTTGCCGCAGCGCTCGGCAAGGCGGCAAAGACTTTGCCGGCCAAGGGAGTCAACAAATGA
- a CDS encoding zinc-binding dehydrogenase translates to MSGRTGEIDIAPVLMQNIRVQGIIVGSREMFEAMNRALEQNRIRPVVDRIFTLEETQQAFGLMAQGGHFGKICIRMD, encoded by the coding sequence TTGTCCGGGCGGACTGGCGAAATTGACATTGCGCCGGTGCTGATGCAGAACATCCGCGTGCAGGGCATCATCGTCGGGTCACGGGAGATGTTCGAGGCGATGAACCGTGCCCTGGAGCAGAACCGGATTCGTCCGGTAGTGGACAGAATCTTCACCCTTGAAGAGACACAGCAGGCGTTTGGGTTGATGGCGCAGGGTGGACACTTTGGGAAAATCTGCATTCGGATGGACTGA
- a CDS encoding DUF4440 domain-containing protein → MPFRPLASCFCLLWFLLGASPAPAQPPSSVTAIRTLLDNQAAAWNRGDLEGFMDGYWRSPELTFVSGTTVTKGWEATLARYRQRYQSEGRAMGTLDFQDLVIEMVGPRAALVRGAWRVVLPEQVASGRFTLLVRRFPNGWRIVYDHTS, encoded by the coding sequence ATGCCTTTCCGACCGCTTGCCTCGTGTTTCTGTCTGCTCTGGTTTCTGCTTGGCGCAAGCCCTGCTCCGGCGCAGCCGCCATCGTCCGTGACCGCCATCCGTACGCTGCTCGACAACCAGGCAGCCGCCTGGAACCGGGGCGATCTGGAAGGTTTCATGGACGGTTACTGGCGCTCGCCGGAACTGACCTTCGTTTCCGGAACGACCGTGACCAAGGGGTGGGAAGCGACGCTGGCGCGCTACCGGCAACGCTACCAGTCCGAAGGACGCGCCATGGGAACGCTTGACTTCCAGGACCTTGTCATCGAGATGGTCGGGCCGCGCGCGGCACTCGTACGCGGGGCCTGGCGGGTCGTACTTCCCGAACAGGTCGCTTCCGGGCGCTTCACCCTCCTGGTACGGCGCTTTCCCAACGGCTGGCGCATCGTTTATGACCACACTTCCTGA
- a CDS encoding AarF/ABC1/UbiB kinase family protein, protein MNRTLPADFSISPNVHPPVVPTRRGVWSWLRHWQRTLFIVWVLGRFAWMLYRDLRRARTHSDGNLAALPTEKLEAQAARLREQLIRLGPTFIKIGQALATRADLLPVPFIQELAKLQNRVPPFPNSEAFAIIESELGAPVSQLFHTVDPEPVAAASLGQVYRGVRHDGQEVAIKVQRPNLVVRISEDVDILRRIARWMANSKRLFKGNDWVGMIDEFERTIYAELDYRNEGRNAERFRQNFADWPRVHVPTIFWEQTTSRVLTMEFLRGICVTDLEGLAAAGIDAKEANELMYRTYFKQLLEDGFFHADPHPGNILMLRDGRLAFFDFGMVGHISPTLQSQMVSAFFHLIERDAPGIVRDLVGLGFLSPEADMEEFARVVEDLFRRKLDVNLSEVRFKDLTYDLGDIIYRYPFSTPASFTFIIRALMTLEGISITMNPRFNFLEVAMPYARDFLFRRESAQLREKVWASLHDARNGKLNWTRVWNLARTALALYFA, encoded by the coding sequence ATGAACCGTACCCTGCCCGCAGACTTCTCCATCTCACCAAACGTTCACCCACCGGTTGTCCCCACGCGGCGGGGGGTCTGGAGTTGGCTTCGCCACTGGCAGCGAACGCTTTTTATCGTGTGGGTTCTGGGGCGCTTCGCCTGGATGCTGTACCGTGACCTCCGGCGCGCCCGGACCCATTCGGACGGCAATCTGGCGGCACTTCCAACGGAAAAACTCGAAGCCCAGGCAGCCCGGCTGCGCGAACAGCTCATCCGGCTCGGCCCGACGTTCATCAAGATCGGGCAGGCACTGGCCACCCGCGCCGACCTGCTGCCGGTGCCGTTCATTCAGGAACTGGCCAAGCTCCAGAACCGTGTGCCGCCGTTTCCGAACAGTGAAGCCTTCGCCATCATCGAGAGCGAGTTGGGCGCGCCCGTCAGCCAGCTTTTCCACACCGTTGACCCGGAACCCGTTGCCGCCGCCAGTCTGGGACAGGTCTATCGCGGCGTCCGGCACGACGGGCAGGAAGTGGCCATCAAGGTGCAACGCCCCAACCTCGTGGTGCGCATCAGCGAGGATGTGGACATCCTGCGCCGTATCGCCCGGTGGATGGCCAACTCGAAGCGGCTCTTCAAAGGCAACGACTGGGTTGGGATGATTGATGAGTTCGAGCGCACGATCTATGCCGAACTCGATTATCGCAACGAAGGCCGCAATGCCGAACGCTTCCGGCAAAACTTCGCCGACTGGCCGCGGGTCCACGTGCCGACCATCTTCTGGGAACAGACGACCTCGCGGGTCCTCACTATGGAGTTCCTGCGCGGCATCTGTGTGACCGATCTGGAAGGGCTGGCTGCCGCCGGCATTGACGCCAAAGAAGCCAACGAGCTGATGTATCGCACCTACTTCAAGCAACTGCTTGAAGACGGCTTCTTTCACGCCGACCCGCATCCGGGCAACATTCTCATGCTGCGCGACGGACGGCTGGCCTTTTTCGACTTCGGCATGGTCGGGCATATCTCCCCGACCCTGCAAAGCCAGATGGTCAGCGCCTTCTTCCACCTCATCGAACGCGATGCGCCGGGCATCGTCCGGGATTTGGTCGGGCTGGGATTTCTTTCGCCTGAAGCCGACATGGAAGAGTTTGCGCGCGTCGTCGAAGACCTGTTCCGGCGCAAACTCGATGTCAACCTCTCGGAAGTCCGCTTCAAGGACCTGACTTACGACCTGGGCGACATCATCTACCGCTACCCCTTCTCGACGCCCGCCTCATTCACCTTCATCATCCGGGCGCTGATGACTCTGGAAGGCATCAGCATCACCATGAACCCGCGTTTCAACTTCCTTGAAGTTGCCATGCCCTATGCGCGCGATTTCCTGTTCCGGCGCGAAAGCGCGCAACTGCGGGAGAAGGTCTGGGCCAGCCTGCACGATGCCCGTAATGGGAAGCTCAACTGGACGCGCGTGTGGAATCTGGCCCGGACGGCGCTGGCGCTCTATTTCGCCTGA
- a CDS encoding DUF692 family multinuclear iron-containing protein — MMETRLDRVGLGWRAPLAADIMANLERIEVIEVIADDYFDAPRKDRQALRWLGRQSPLVLHGVSLGLASTAPVDPVRLDHLARLIGEVEPWLWSEHLAFVRGGGVEVGHLAAPPRTAATIEGTARNLTTARTIVGSPPLVENISTIIEPPGSALDEVTWLEGILAATENGLLLDLHNLYANACNFDFDPREAIARLPLERVGYIHLAGGKWVQATRFPGRRLLDDHRHATPQPVFDLLTEVARRAYQPLVVILERDGDYPPFAELLDELDAARAALARGRADRNANQNVRTDVVATL, encoded by the coding sequence ATGATGGAAACCCGGCTTGATCGCGTCGGTCTGGGGTGGCGTGCCCCTTTGGCAGCCGACATCATGGCGAACCTTGAGCGCATCGAAGTGATAGAAGTCATTGCTGACGACTACTTCGATGCGCCCCGCAAAGATCGGCAGGCTTTACGTTGGCTGGGGCGGCAGTCGCCACTGGTGCTGCACGGTGTTTCCCTGGGGTTGGCCTCGACTGCCCCGGTTGATCCCGTCCGGCTTGACCACCTGGCACGCCTCATCGGCGAGGTCGAGCCATGGCTGTGGTCGGAGCATCTCGCCTTTGTACGTGGCGGCGGCGTTGAAGTCGGCCACCTGGCCGCGCCGCCGCGAACGGCTGCCACCATCGAGGGTACGGCACGCAATCTCACCACCGCACGCACCATTGTCGGCAGCCCCCCACTGGTTGAGAACATCTCCACCATTATCGAGCCGCCCGGCAGTGCGCTCGATGAAGTGACCTGGCTGGAAGGTATCCTGGCCGCCACGGAAAACGGTTTACTGCTCGACCTGCACAACCTGTACGCCAACGCCTGCAACTTCGATTTTGACCCCCGTGAAGCCATCGCCCGGCTGCCCCTGGAACGGGTTGGCTACATTCACCTGGCAGGCGGGAAGTGGGTGCAGGCGACGCGCTTTCCGGGGCGGCGGCTGCTTGACGACCACCGCCATGCGACGCCCCAGCCAGTGTTTGACCTGCTGACAGAAGTGGCACGGCGGGCTTACCAGCCGTTGGTTGTCATCCTGGAGCGCGACGGCGACTATCCACCCTTTGCCGAGCTTCTGGATGAACTCGATGCTGCGCGCGCTGCCCTGGCACGGGGGCGCGCCGACCGGAACGCCAACCAGAACGTACGCACCGATGTCGTCGCCACACTTTGA
- a CDS encoding Os1348 family NHLP clan protein, which translates to MSSPHFEAFLARLYADEVFREQFLAAPENTASTFGLSPEECAALAAIDLTGLELAARVFAKKLDYKAEYKRRQGWRTRWRRWWRDRWAEWRHRRRTTLQAK; encoded by the coding sequence ATGTCGTCGCCACACTTTGAAGCCTTTTTGGCGCGGCTCTATGCCGATGAAGTTTTCCGGGAGCAGTTTTTGGCCGCGCCGGAAAACACGGCCAGCACCTTTGGGCTGTCACCGGAAGAATGCGCGGCGCTGGCGGCGATTGATCTGACGGGGCTGGAGCTGGCTGCGCGGGTGTTTGCCAAAAAGCTCGACTACAAGGCGGAGTACAAACGCCGGCAGGGATGGCGAACCCGCTGGCGGCGGTGGTGGCGTGATCGCTGGGCGGAGTGGCGGCACCGCCGACGGACAACCCTTCAGGCGAAATAG
- a CDS encoding PaaI family thioesterase, translating into MTALLPRLSAQELNDLLHNAFPLVPPGLFCVETVEPMRVRVRMRRLEEHIRPGGTLSGPALFTLADTALYLVVLAMCGPVLEAVTSEMTIHYLRRPVARDAIGEATLLRLSQRSAVGEVLIRVADDPTPVAHAVGTYALPKNASSLGQATSDSSA; encoded by the coding sequence ATGACCGCCCTGCTGCCGCGTCTGTCTGCCCAGGAACTCAATGACTTGCTGCACAACGCTTTTCCGCTTGTGCCGCCAGGGTTGTTTTGTGTCGAAACCGTAGAACCCATGCGGGTTCGGGTGCGGATGCGCAGGCTCGAAGAGCACATTCGCCCCGGCGGGACGCTTTCCGGCCCGGCGCTGTTTACGCTGGCGGACACAGCACTGTACCTGGTCGTTCTGGCCATGTGCGGCCCCGTGCTGGAAGCCGTCACCAGTGAGATGACGATTCACTACCTGCGGCGTCCGGTCGCGCGCGACGCCATCGGCGAGGCTACCCTTTTGCGATTGAGCCAAAGATCGGCCGTCGGCGAGGTTCTCATCCGTGTTGCTGATGACCCGACACCGGTGGCTCATGCCGTCGGAACTTATGCCCTTCCAAAAAACGCTAGCTCGTTGGGGCAAGCCACCAGCGACAGCTCCGCGTGA
- the ribB gene encoding 3,4-dihydroxy-2-butanone-4-phosphate synthase has translation MALAPIEEAIADIRAGRMVIVVDDEDRENEGDLVCAAEKVTPDIINFMAKYGRGLICLSLTEERCDELDLPLQVANNTSGFGTAFTVSIEAKRGVTTGISAADRATTILTAVNPATRPEDLARPGHVFPLRARRGGVLVRPGQTEASVDLARLAGLTPAGVICEIMNDDGTMARLPQLIEFARRHGLKIVSVADLIRYRLANEIHVRCTAEAIVNLPSGRFRAMTFRSDITDEVHLALVMGEPEKKEAALVRVHSQTLLGDVFEEASDEAGRWLRCALDKIAAEGSGVLLYLRQKHAGTHLEEHLRAIANGQSVVHGSVRDYGTGAQILRALGLHRIRLLTNHPRRLTALEGFGLVFVETVPLDA, from the coding sequence ATGGCACTTGCTCCTATTGAGGAAGCCATTGCCGACATCCGGGCCGGGCGCATGGTCATCGTTGTGGATGATGAAGACCGTGAAAACGAGGGCGATCTCGTCTGCGCCGCCGAGAAGGTCACACCGGACATCATCAACTTCATGGCCAAGTATGGGCGCGGCCTCATCTGTCTTTCACTGACGGAAGAACGCTGTGACGAACTCGATCTACCCCTTCAGGTCGCCAACAACACCTCCGGGTTTGGGACGGCCTTTACCGTCTCCATCGAAGCCAAACGGGGTGTGACAACCGGAATTTCGGCAGCCGACCGCGCCACGACGATTCTCACGGCCGTCAACCCGGCTACGCGCCCGGAGGACCTGGCGCGTCCCGGCCACGTGTTCCCCCTGCGCGCCCGGCGTGGCGGCGTGCTGGTACGTCCGGGGCAGACGGAAGCCAGCGTGGACCTGGCGCGCCTCGCAGGACTAACGCCGGCCGGAGTGATTTGCGAAATCATGAATGACGACGGTACGATGGCGCGCTTGCCGCAACTCATTGAGTTTGCCCGCCGGCATGGGCTGAAAATCGTCTCGGTTGCCGATCTGATCCGGTACCGGCTCGCCAATGAAATCCACGTCCGCTGCACGGCCGAGGCCATAGTGAACCTGCCCAGTGGGCGGTTTCGCGCCATGACATTTCGCAGTGACATCACCGATGAGGTGCATCTGGCGCTGGTGATGGGAGAACCCGAAAAGAAAGAGGCCGCGCTGGTGCGGGTGCACTCGCAAACCCTGCTTGGCGACGTGTTTGAAGAAGCCAGCGACGAGGCCGGCCGGTGGCTGCGGTGTGCGCTCGACAAAATTGCGGCTGAAGGGAGTGGCGTCCTGCTCTATCTCCGGCAGAAACATGCCGGAACGCACCTGGAGGAGCATCTGCGGGCGATTGCCAACGGTCAATCTGTCGTTCACGGGAGCGTCCGCGACTATGGCACCGGGGCGCAAATCCTGCGTGCACTGGGGCTGCATCGCATCCGCCTGCTCACCAATCATCCCCGCCGCCTGACGGCGCTGGAAGGGTTTGGTCTGGTGTTTGTCGAGACGGTGCCCCTCGATGCCTGA
- a CDS encoding glycosyltransferase family 39 protein: MPDRWRHLAGFLTVAFLAGGVRFGVRVARGDATFWEQSYGFYFDLAQKLVREHTFCLDALTCAYWTPLYPVFLALVTGGERNFLSIAAAQSAVGVVTVWCAYHLARLWFSAPAGWLAAVGTALYPYFVVHDTALQETGLYTATVALATLALALVPVSSHPLRQALLAGSLTGVAMLVRPSLAPVVPLALGWLWWSCQAISSNRRWPVVGGYALALLFVLLPWLARNWLVVGRPVLTTRLGHSLWIANNPQTFTHYPVESIDRSTAAAWAAMTPAELAEVERATRRETDLDDWFRARAWAYIRSHPGATAWGACRKLGAAFWWQLNPVKGRMEQLIYGVSYVPVMLLAGVGLWLLGRRKNWPALLLCVAHVLAFSVVTAVFWAHTSHRSYLDVYFIILAAGALASFRRPDARPLLSWK; encoded by the coding sequence ATGCCTGACCGCTGGCGACACCTGGCCGGGTTCCTCACCGTGGCGTTTCTGGCTGGTGGGGTGCGCTTTGGCGTTCGGGTGGCGCGTGGCGATGCCACCTTCTGGGAACAAAGCTACGGCTTTTATTTCGATCTGGCCCAGAAGCTCGTCCGGGAGCACACCTTCTGTCTGGACGCGCTCACCTGCGCCTACTGGACGCCGCTGTATCCGGTATTCCTGGCGCTTGTCACTGGCGGCGAACGAAACTTTCTGTCCATTGCGGCCGCACAGTCGGCCGTTGGCGTGGTAACGGTCTGGTGCGCCTACCATTTGGCGCGGCTGTGGTTCAGCGCGCCGGCCGGGTGGCTGGCTGCTGTAGGTACGGCGCTGTATCCCTACTTTGTCGTCCATGACACGGCGCTTCAGGAAACAGGACTCTACACGGCAACCGTTGCCCTGGCGACGCTGGCGCTGGCCCTTGTGCCGGTATCCAGTCATCCACTGCGTCAGGCGCTTTTGGCGGGCAGCCTGACCGGCGTGGCGATGCTCGTACGTCCTTCTTTGGCGCCGGTTGTTCCGTTGGCACTTGGCTGGCTCTGGTGGAGTTGCCAGGCTATTTCATCAAACCGGCGGTGGCCGGTAGTTGGCGGCTATGCCTTGGCGTTGTTGTTTGTGCTACTCCCATGGCTGGCGCGCAACTGGCTGGTCGTGGGGCGTCCGGTGCTGACGACCCGTCTGGGACACTCGCTCTGGATAGCGAATAATCCCCAGACCTTTACCCATTATCCGGTCGAAAGCATTGACCGCAGCACGGCGGCGGCCTGGGCTGCCATGACACCAGCCGAACTGGCCGAAGTCGAACGGGCCACGCGCCGTGAAACGGACCTTGACGACTGGTTTCGCGCCCGGGCGTGGGCCTATATCCGGTCACATCCGGGGGCGACTGCCTGGGGAGCGTGCCGCAAGCTGGGCGCAGCGTTCTGGTGGCAGCTCAATCCGGTCAAAGGCCGGATGGAACAGCTCATCTATGGGGTGTCTTACGTGCCCGTGATGCTGCTGGCCGGAGTTGGACTATGGCTTCTGGGACGCCGGAAAAACTGGCCGGCGCTGCTTCTGTGCGTGGCGCACGTCTTGGCTTTCAGTGTGGTCACGGCGGTTTTCTGGGCGCATACCAGCCACCGGAGTTACCTGGATGTGTATTTCATCATCCTGGCGGCAGGGGCGTTGGCCTCATTCCGGCGACCGGACGCCCGGCCACTGCTCAGTTGGAAATAA
- a CDS encoding TlpA disulfide reductase family protein — protein sequence MKRNHWTHLLCLLALAWFSLADAPAVAVPRHMDMNTTEDGHEYAPLQTVKLPYKDWTYPGLDGQPINLRTWMQGKKLVLVVYFAPWCGNWRYEAEVLSRLHAKYQPHGLGIIAVNEYGTTDETRAFFGEAGAPYPVVVESEDRRRIGETSHALYRRMTGDFRTYGSPYNIFLEPAAVIETGEVLAEQVTVANGELIEAEAEAFIRKKLGLPAASGPTANPSQPDKLGSPLLRMR from the coding sequence ATGAAACGCAACCACTGGACGCACCTGCTCTGTCTGCTGGCACTGGCGTGGTTCAGCCTGGCGGACGCACCCGCCGTGGCAGTCCCCCGGCACATGGACATGAACACGACGGAAGACGGGCATGAGTACGCCCCGCTGCAAACCGTCAAGCTGCCCTACAAAGACTGGACCTATCCCGGACTCGACGGCCAACCCATCAACCTGCGGACGTGGATGCAGGGCAAGAAACTCGTGCTGGTTGTGTACTTCGCGCCCTGGTGTGGCAACTGGCGCTATGAGGCCGAAGTTCTGTCCCGCCTGCACGCCAAATATCAACCGCATGGGCTGGGCATCATTGCTGTCAACGAATACGGCACTACCGACGAGACCAGGGCCTTTTTTGGTGAAGCCGGTGCGCCTTACCCGGTCGTGGTTGAATCCGAAGACCGCCGCCGGATTGGCGAAACTTCCCATGCGCTGTACCGGCGGATGACGGGCGACTTCCGCACTTACGGTTCCCCCTACAACATCTTCCTTGAGCCGGCAGCAGTCATCGAAACGGGTGAGGTGCTGGCGGAGCAGGTCACCGTCGCCAATGGTGAACTCATCGAAGCCGAGGCCGAGGCGTTCATCCGTAAAAAGCTGGGACTGCCGGCGGCCTCCGGGCCAACAGCGAACCCTTCCCAACCGGACAAGCTAGGCTCACCCCTGTTACGCATGCGCTGA
- a CDS encoding TIGR04222 domain-containing membrane protein, translating to MSSYPVSTPKPSDSWKSVTPASNGATTLPDNDAWVVRSFVIVWFTLLLCFTVVIICLPKTGFLLAYLLACAGVITMLYVRRIVAEPVRELTKFDTSDPYRLAYLRGGANEALRVATAVLIEARHLMLLQNESSEKKEKQLVTAPDCDAKSLPFPLERAVLRFFTTPRKPEEIFEQGGLKQQVDDLYKEELEKAGLLPSEAQKQARTSRALFALIFILVVGLAKIGVAVWHGYRNIGFTVLIMIVAAIWAWSFSGDYRMRFGDYVVKSLESLFEGMRAQAAALKANASMAQIALLAGVYGVAALPAEVFPEVREAFPKAPTDSSSCGSSCSSSCSSDGGSCSSCGGGCGGCS from the coding sequence ATGAGTTCCTACCCGGTCAGTACCCCCAAGCCTTCCGACTCGTGGAAATCTGTAACCCCCGCCTCAAATGGAGCGACAACTCTTCCAGACAACGACGCCTGGGTGGTCCGGTCGTTCGTCATTGTCTGGTTTACCCTGCTCCTGTGTTTCACCGTCGTCATCATCTGCCTGCCCAAGACAGGATTTCTGCTGGCTTACCTGCTGGCTTGTGCGGGCGTGATCACGATGCTGTATGTGCGGCGAATCGTCGCCGAGCCGGTCAGGGAACTGACGAAGTTCGATACTTCTGACCCCTACCGACTGGCCTACCTGCGCGGGGGAGCCAATGAAGCCCTGCGGGTGGCCACGGCCGTCCTCATCGAAGCCCGTCACCTGATGCTTTTGCAGAACGAGTCGTCGGAAAAAAAGGAAAAGCAGCTCGTGACCGCGCCGGACTGTGATGCGAAGTCGCTGCCATTTCCTCTGGAAAGAGCCGTACTTCGCTTTTTCACAACTCCACGGAAGCCGGAGGAAATCTTCGAGCAGGGCGGTCTCAAGCAGCAGGTGGATGACCTTTACAAGGAAGAGTTGGAGAAAGCCGGCTTGTTGCCCTCTGAAGCCCAGAAACAGGCCCGTACCAGTCGGGCGCTGTTTGCCCTGATCTTTATTCTGGTTGTCGGTTTAGCCAAGATCGGTGTCGCTGTGTGGCATGGGTACAGGAACATCGGCTTTACCGTGCTGATCATGATTGTTGCGGCGATCTGGGCCTGGAGTTTTAGCGGAGACTACCGGATGCGCTTTGGCGACTATGTTGTGAAGTCACTGGAATCGCTGTTTGAAGGGATGCGCGCCCAAGCTGCCGCTCTCAAAGCCAACGCCTCGATGGCGCAGATTGCCCTGCTGGCCGGTGTCTATGGTGTCGCGGCTCTGCCGGCGGAGGTTTTTCCTGAAGTCCGGGAAGCCTTCCCCAAAGCTCCGACCGACAGCTCATCCTGTGGAAGTTCCTGCAGCAGTTCGTGCAGCAGCGACGGCGGCAGTTGTAGCAGTTGCGGCGGTGGCTGTGGCGGTTGTAGCTAG